The Thamnophis elegans isolate rThaEle1 chromosome Z, rThaEle1.pri, whole genome shotgun sequence genome contains a region encoding:
- the ARL4A gene encoding ADP-ribosylation factor-like protein 4A, producing MGNGLSEQTPILSSLPSFQCFHIVILGLDCAGKTTVLYRLQFNEFVNTVPTKGFNTEKIKVTLGNHKTVTFHFWDVGGQEKLRPLWKSYTRCTDGIIFVVDSVDVERMEEAKTELHKITRISENQGVPVLIVANKQDLRHSLSLSEVEKMLATSELTSSTPWHLQPTCAIIGDGLKEGLEKLHDMIIKRRKMLRQQKKKR from the coding sequence ATGGGGAATGGGTTGTCGGAGCAGACGCCGATCCTGtcgagccttccttccttccagtgctTTCACATCGTGATCTTGGGGCTGGACTGTGCCGGCAAGACCACCGTTCTCTATCGATTGCAGTTCAACGAATTCGTCAACACTGTGCCCACTAAAGGTTTCAATACGGAGAAAATCAAGGTGACGCTGGGAAACCACAAGACCGTCACTTTTCACTTCTGGGACGTCGGAGGCCAGGAGAAGCTGCGGCCGCTTTGGAAGTCCTACACCCGCTGCACGGACGGCATCATTTTCGTGGTGGATTCCGTGGATGTGGAAAGAATGGAAGAAGCAAAAACGGAACTTCACAAAATCACACGGATTTCCGAGAACCAGGGAGTGCCTGTGCTCATTGTGGCCAACAAGCAGGACTTGAGACATTCACTGTCGCTTTCGGAGGTGGAAAAGATGTTGGCAACCAGCGAGCTGACCTCTTCCACTCCCTGGCATCTGCAGCCCACTTGTGCTATAATAGGAGATGGTCTTAAAGAAGGACTGGAGAAACTGCATGACATGATAATTAAACGAAGGAAAATGCtgaggcaacagaagaagaaaagatga